A section of the Solitalea canadensis DSM 3403 genome encodes:
- a CDS encoding heavy metal translocating P-type ATPase, giving the protein MQLTDINTTCFHCGLECEEETVLFQQKTFCCNGCKVVYEILSENELCDYYDISQTPGVSQRLKSSASQKFSVLDTPDIKHKLIRFTDGEQTHIVFFLPQIHCSSCIWLLENLNRINPAVISSRVDFTTKEITVVYKEEKITLKEIAEILTSVGYEPYLNLNDVTNKKPESTDRGLIYKLGIAGFCFGNIMMLSFPEYFSDGTVDIQLQKLFSTLNLILALPVFFYSASVFYKSAWAGLKKKFLNIDAPIVLAIWITFARSVYEILSGTGAGYLDSMAGIVFFMLIGRYLQDRTYKKLSFERDYRSYFPIAVTVKRDKDKEVNIPVTDLKVGDRMIVRNNELIPADSILFYGDANIDYSFVTGESAPIKKSTGEIIYAGGKQKGSSIEMEVVKEVSNSYLTELWNKDVFRSYEDKKLSFIHKLSQYFTLILFSIAAITAVYWGFNDQSRILNAVSAILIIACPCALLLSATFTNGNVLRIFGQNGLYLKNATVIEMIAEADSIVFDKTGTITQNGAMKVSFSGNPLSDEQEVIIRSLSVQSTHPYSKAITYYLPKSKLLKVHNLKETAGLGLEGDIDGNLVKLGSALFTGAIDTSGINTGKVYVTINEQVVGCFTITNKYREGMEKLIHNLDKSYELSVISGDNDAEQPYLEKLFIGESTLLFNQTPEGKLKYINDLRTKHKKVMMVGDGLNDAGALRQSNIGIAVSDEVNNFSPACDAILDGTQLNRLGTFIRYAKAGKAIVVASFIISILYNFVGLSFAVQGILSPVIAAILMPASSLTIILFTMGTSSFIAKLWGMR; this is encoded by the coding sequence ATGCAATTAACCGATATTAATACTACTTGCTTTCACTGCGGACTTGAGTGTGAAGAGGAAACCGTCCTTTTTCAACAGAAAACTTTTTGCTGTAATGGCTGTAAAGTTGTGTACGAGATCTTATCAGAAAATGAATTGTGTGATTATTATGATATTTCTCAAACACCAGGGGTTTCACAGCGTTTAAAAAGTTCAGCTTCCCAAAAGTTTTCTGTTCTTGACACACCTGATATTAAGCATAAATTAATCCGCTTTACCGATGGAGAACAGACGCATATTGTATTTTTCCTCCCTCAAATTCATTGTAGCTCATGTATTTGGTTATTAGAAAATTTAAATAGAATCAATCCCGCAGTAATTAGTTCACGAGTTGACTTTACTACAAAGGAAATTACCGTTGTTTATAAGGAAGAAAAGATAACCCTTAAAGAAATAGCCGAGATTCTTACCAGTGTAGGCTATGAACCTTATCTCAACCTAAATGATGTTACTAATAAAAAGCCTGAATCAACTGACAGGGGATTGATTTATAAACTTGGAATTGCAGGTTTTTGCTTTGGTAATATTATGATGCTCAGTTTTCCTGAGTATTTTTCAGATGGGACTGTTGATATTCAGCTTCAGAAATTATTCAGTACCCTTAATCTGATCTTAGCACTACCTGTATTTTTTTATAGCGCATCTGTGTTTTATAAATCAGCATGGGCAGGTTTGAAAAAGAAATTCCTCAATATTGATGCTCCGATTGTACTAGCAATCTGGATTACCTTTGCTCGTAGTGTTTATGAGATTTTGAGTGGCACTGGTGCCGGATACCTTGATTCAATGGCAGGAATTGTATTTTTCATGCTCATTGGTCGTTATCTTCAGGACAGAACTTATAAGAAGTTATCTTTTGAACGCGATTACAGATCCTATTTTCCAATTGCTGTAACAGTAAAAAGAGATAAAGACAAAGAGGTAAATATCCCTGTAACCGATTTAAAAGTAGGAGACAGGATGATTGTCAGAAATAATGAATTAATCCCTGCCGATTCAATACTATTTTATGGCGATGCTAATATCGATTACAGTTTTGTTACCGGTGAGTCTGCTCCAATAAAAAAATCAACTGGTGAAATTATCTATGCCGGTGGAAAGCAAAAGGGAAGCTCAATTGAAATGGAAGTAGTTAAGGAAGTTTCCAATAGTTATTTAACTGAACTATGGAACAAGGATGTTTTCAGAAGTTATGAAGATAAAAAGCTTTCATTTATTCATAAATTAAGCCAGTATTTTACATTAATATTATTCTCCATTGCAGCAATCACTGCAGTCTATTGGGGCTTCAATGATCAATCACGAATTTTAAATGCAGTATCAGCTATATTGATCATTGCTTGTCCGTGTGCATTGCTGTTATCTGCCACATTTACCAACGGAAATGTTTTGCGCATTTTTGGTCAGAACGGACTTTACCTGAAGAATGCAACCGTCATAGAAATGATTGCGGAAGCAGATTCTATAGTTTTTGATAAAACTGGAACCATAACCCAAAATGGGGCAATGAAAGTTAGTTTCAGTGGAAATCCATTGTCGGATGAACAAGAAGTAATTATTCGTTCATTATCGGTTCAGTCTACACATCCCTATAGCAAAGCTATTACTTATTACCTTCCAAAATCAAAGTTGTTGAAGGTTCATAATTTAAAGGAAACTGCAGGATTAGGCCTTGAGGGTGATATAGATGGGAATTTGGTAAAACTTGGATCTGCCTTATTTACAGGAGCCATTGACACTTCTGGCATTAATACGGGTAAGGTGTACGTAACAATCAATGAACAAGTGGTTGGTTGTTTTACCATTACTAATAAGTATCGCGAAGGAATGGAAAAATTAATCCATAATTTGGATAAAAGCTATGAGCTTTCAGTTATTTCCGGCGATAATGATGCTGAGCAACCATATCTCGAAAAGCTGTTTATAGGTGAAAGCACATTGCTATTTAATCAAACACCTGAAGGCAAATTAAAATACATAAATGATTTACGAACCAAGCATAAAAAGGTGATGATGGTAGGGGATGGATTGAATGATGCGGGAGCGTTAAGGCAAAGTAATATTGGCATTGCTGTTTCCGATGAAGTCAATAATTTTTCTCCTGCTTGTGATGCGATCTTAGATGGAACTCAGTTAAATAGACTGGGAACATTTATAAGATATGCAAAAGCTGGAAAAGCAATTGTGGTTGCTAGCTTTATCATATCAATTTTATACAATTTCGTAGGATTATCTTTTGCTGTTCAGGGAATCTTATCACCTGTTATTGCTGCTATTCTAATGCCTGCAAGTTCCCTCACTATCATCTTGTTTACAATGGGCACCAGTAGTTTTATTGCCAAGTTATGGGGAATGCGATAA
- the ccoS gene encoding cbb3-type cytochrome oxidase assembly protein CcoS, with amino-acid sequence MSAIIILLIISLFVAGGFLFAFIWSVKSGQFDDDYTPSVRILFDSKESSEEENN; translated from the coding sequence ATGAGTGCAATAATAATACTCCTGATCATAAGCCTCTTTGTTGCAGGCGGTTTTCTGTTTGCTTTTATATGGTCTGTAAAAAGTGGTCAGTTTGACGATGACTACACACCCTCTGTCCGAATTCTTTTTGATTCCAAAGAATCTTCTGAAGAAGAAAATAACTAA
- the ccoN gene encoding cytochrome-c oxidase, cbb3-type subunit I encodes MEIEKFSYDNRIVKQFANATIFWGIVGMTAGLYAALQLVFPVLNLGQYFEYATFGRLRPVHTNAVIFAFVGNGIFMGVYYSLQRLCKARMFSDTLSKIHFWVWQLIIVAAAVTLLLGYTTGKEYAELEWPIDIAITLIWVVFGINMFGTIIKRREKHIYVAIWFYIATLVTVAVLHIVNSVEIPVSAFKSYSWYAGVQDALVQWWYGHNAVAFFLTTPYLGLMYYFLPKAANRPVYSYKLSIVHFWALIFIYIWAGPHHLLYTALPDWAQSLGVVFSVMLIAPSWGGMLNGLLTLRGAWDKVREEPVLKFMVVALTAYGMATFEGPMLSLKNVNAISHFTDWTVAHVHVGALGWNGFLTFSVLYWLFPKLFKTQLYSKKLANWHFWIGTLGIIFYAVPLYWAGFLQASMWKEFTAEGVLKYANFLETVKEIIPMYATRALGGVLYLAGVIIMTYNLIKTAKSGSFVAEEAAEAPALAKHEAHEHEHWHRVLERKPMLMLVGSLVVILIGGLVEMIPTFLIKSNVPTISSVKPYTPLELQGRDIYLREGCYNCHSQMIRPFRDETVRYGEYSKAGEFVYDHPFQWGSKRTGPDLHRIGGKYPDSWHYNHMMDPSSMAPGSIMPQYPSLLDKQLDISSTPAKIRAMQTLGVPYPAGYDQKANDDLHKQAGEITERLKKDGIETKSDREIIALIAYLQRMGTDIKAEGKVAETK; translated from the coding sequence ATGGAAATTGAAAAGTTCTCCTATGACAACCGGATAGTTAAGCAATTTGCAAATGCTACTATTTTTTGGGGAATAGTAGGAATGACCGCTGGTCTGTATGCTGCTTTACAATTAGTATTTCCGGTACTTAATCTCGGGCAATACTTTGAGTATGCAACTTTCGGCCGTTTACGTCCGGTACATACAAATGCTGTTATTTTTGCATTTGTTGGTAACGGTATCTTCATGGGCGTTTATTACTCGTTGCAACGACTTTGTAAAGCCCGCATGTTTAGCGATACGCTAAGTAAAATTCATTTTTGGGTTTGGCAATTAATCATTGTTGCTGCGGCAGTTACCCTTCTTCTTGGATACACTACAGGAAAAGAGTACGCAGAGCTTGAATGGCCTATCGACATTGCAATTACTTTGATCTGGGTTGTATTTGGTATCAACATGTTTGGAACCATTATTAAACGCAGAGAAAAGCATATTTATGTGGCGATTTGGTTCTACATCGCAACTTTGGTAACGGTTGCAGTTCTGCACATCGTTAACTCTGTTGAGATTCCAGTATCTGCATTTAAAAGTTATTCATGGTATGCAGGGGTACAGGATGCTTTAGTTCAGTGGTGGTACGGACATAATGCTGTTGCATTTTTCCTTACAACACCATATTTAGGTTTGATGTATTATTTCTTACCTAAAGCGGCTAACAGACCTGTTTACTCTTACAAACTATCTATTGTACACTTTTGGGCCCTTATTTTTATCTATATCTGGGCTGGCCCTCACCACTTATTATATACGGCTTTGCCTGACTGGGCTCAATCATTAGGCGTAGTATTCTCCGTTATGCTGATTGCTCCATCATGGGGTGGTATGTTAAACGGTTTATTAACATTACGTGGTGCTTGGGATAAAGTACGTGAAGAACCTGTTCTTAAGTTCATGGTTGTTGCTTTAACTGCTTACGGTATGGCAACTTTTGAAGGTCCGATGCTTTCTCTTAAAAACGTAAATGCAATCAGTCACTTTACAGATTGGACAGTTGCTCACGTTCACGTTGGGGCATTAGGTTGGAATGGCTTTTTAACATTCTCTGTATTATACTGGTTATTCCCTAAGTTGTTCAAAACTCAACTATACTCTAAAAAATTAGCGAACTGGCACTTCTGGATTGGTACTTTAGGTATTATCTTCTATGCGGTTCCATTATATTGGGCTGGGTTCTTACAGGCTTCAATGTGGAAAGAGTTTACTGCAGAGGGTGTATTGAAATATGCTAACTTCTTAGAAACGGTAAAAGAGATCATTCCAATGTACGCTACTCGTGCATTAGGCGGTGTGCTATATTTAGCAGGTGTTATAATAATGACTTATAACCTTATTAAAACAGCAAAATCCGGTTCTTTTGTAGCCGAGGAAGCAGCAGAAGCGCCTGCATTAGCTAAACATGAGGCACATGAGCATGAGCACTGGCACCGTGTACTTGAACGTAAACCTATGTTAATGTTGGTAGGTAGCCTTGTTGTAATTCTTATCGGAGGTTTAGTTGAAATGATTCCTACCTTCCTGATTAAATCAAATGTGCCTACAATTTCAAGTGTAAAACCTTATACACCACTTGAGCTTCAAGGTCGTGATATTTATTTGCGCGAAGGTTGTTATAACTGTCACTCGCAAATGATTCGTCCTTTCCGTGATGAAACGGTGCGATATGGTGAGTACTCAAAAGCAGGTGAGTTTGTGTATGACCATCCATTCCAATGGGGATCAAAACGTACCGGACCAGATTTACATCGTATTGGTGGTAAATATCCTGATTCATGGCACTATAATCACATGATGGATCCTTCATCAATGGCTCCAGGTTCAATTATGCCTCAATATCCTTCGTTACTTGACAAGCAGTTAGATATTTCATCAACACCTGCTAAGATCAGAGCAATGCAGACATTAGGAGTTCCTTATCCTGCAGGTTATGATCAAAAAGCAAATGATGATTTACATAAACAAGCTGGCGAAATAACAGAACGATTGAAAAAGGATGGTATTGAAACCAAGAGTGATCGTGAAATTATTGCCCTTATTGCTTATCTGCAACGCATGGGAACAGATATTAAAGCTGAAGGTAAAGTAGCTGAAACTAAATAA
- a CDS encoding Cbb3-type cytochrome oxidase component FixQ, which yields MKFINYLESISGVGVYPMISFMIFFIFFIGLGVYVFKTPKRYIDEVSNIPLDGTDIN from the coding sequence ATGAAATTTATCAACTATCTCGAATCTATATCGGGTGTGGGTGTTTACCCAATGATTTCATTCATGATCTTCTTCATATTTTTTATCGGTTTGGGAGTATATGTTTTTAAAACTCCCAAACGATATATAGATGAAGTGAGCAATATCCCTCTAGATGGGACAGACATCAATTAA
- a CDS encoding cbb3-type cytochrome c oxidase N-terminal domain-containing protein has protein sequence MRFRTFNIHSKIKPILVLLLFLFASNAVFATQELGQFGSGAGTPAPSTSGGTGSSDLMFYSLVAAIVVELLAILILAFAVLRLIKVFYGISSKQLKAAGVEVEAEAKPKAKWFSFERLNKSVPIEREGDLLMDHDYDGIHELDNKMPPWFLWLFRVTIFFAIVYLGVYHIFKSSPLQLDEYKNELAVADKQLEAVRKNAANQIDENSVTVISDGAQIKAGETIFTSNCVACHGAKGEGGVGPNLTDDYWLHGGGVKHIFKTIKYGVPEKGMKAWEQDLSPSQIQEVASYILTLHGTNPPNAKEKQGELYKDEAAAKPADSVQSTAKTDSLKTTKM, from the coding sequence ATGAGATTCCGAACTTTTAACATACATTCAAAAATTAAACCAATTCTGGTTTTATTACTTTTCTTGTTTGCAAGTAATGCTGTATTTGCAACACAAGAATTAGGGCAGTTTGGATCAGGAGCTGGAACTCCTGCACCAAGTACCTCTGGTGGTACAGGTTCTTCAGATTTAATGTTCTACTCATTGGTAGCAGCTATTGTAGTAGAGTTATTGGCTATTTTAATTCTTGCCTTTGCAGTCTTAAGACTAATAAAAGTATTCTATGGAATAAGTAGCAAACAACTTAAAGCTGCAGGGGTTGAAGTTGAAGCAGAAGCGAAACCAAAAGCAAAATGGTTCTCTTTTGAACGATTAAATAAATCAGTTCCTATTGAGAGAGAAGGTGACTTGTTGATGGACCATGATTACGATGGTATCCATGAACTGGATAACAAAATGCCACCTTGGTTTTTATGGTTATTCAGAGTTACAATTTTCTTTGCTATTGTATATCTGGGTGTATATCATATTTTCAAATCAAGTCCATTACAATTAGATGAATACAAGAATGAACTTGCTGTAGCAGATAAGCAATTAGAAGCGGTTCGTAAAAATGCAGCTAATCAGATAGATGAAAATAGTGTTACAGTAATTTCTGACGGTGCTCAAATTAAAGCTGGTGAAACAATCTTTACATCTAACTGTGTTGCTTGTCATGGTGCAAAAGGAGAAGGAGGAGTAGGCCCTAATTTAACGGATGATTATTGGTTGCATGGCGGTGGTGTAAAACACATTTTCAAGACAATTAAGTATGGTGTTCCAGAAAAAGGTATGAAAGCGTGGGAACAGGATTTGTCACCATCTCAAATTCAAGAAGTGGCAAGCTATATCCTGACACTGCATGGTACGAATCCTCCTAATGCAAAGGAAAAACAAGGAGAGTTGTACAAGGATGAAGCAGCCGCTAAACCAGCAGACTCAGTACAGTCAACTGCAAAAACTGATTCATTGAAAACCACCAAAATGTAA
- the ccoG gene encoding cytochrome c oxidase accessory protein CcoG: MSIENNQNEEAESFRDHLATVDETGKRKWIYVQEPKGKLYNYRTILSVFYLIVLFALPFLKVNGHPLFLFNVLERKFILFGVTFWPQDFFIFGVGMITFLVFIVLFTVIFGRVFCGWACPQTIFMEMVFRRIEYWIEGNNNQQRVLNNGPWTNKKIFKKTLKHTIFFAISFLIANIFLSYIIGIDELIKIISEPVNLHMTGFIAILAFSFVFYGVFAYMREQVCIAICPYGRLQGVLLDKDSVVVAYDRVRGEDRGKFRKNETRTIGDCIDCYQCVKVCPTGIDIRNGTQLECVNCTACIDACDHMMDNVGLPRGLIRFASENNITKKEKFSITPRIKAYSAVLVLLIGAMVFMLVTRKDLNATVTRVGGMLYQKQDNNRVSNLYNIKLLNKTQHNLPIVLKVENANAEVRVVGKELLAISENTANGTFFIILPKKEINARKTELQIGVYSGEKKIETVKTSFMGPLSE, encoded by the coding sequence ATGTCGATAGAAAACAATCAGAATGAAGAGGCCGAAAGTTTTAGGGATCATTTAGCAACTGTAGATGAAACCGGCAAGCGAAAGTGGATATATGTTCAGGAACCTAAAGGGAAACTGTATAACTATCGAACTATTCTGAGTGTTTTCTATTTGATTGTACTTTTTGCCCTTCCATTTCTTAAGGTCAATGGGCACCCGCTTTTTCTATTCAATGTTCTTGAACGTAAGTTCATCCTATTTGGTGTTACATTCTGGCCACAGGATTTTTTCATCTTTGGCGTTGGAATGATTACCTTTTTGGTCTTTATTGTATTATTCACAGTTATTTTTGGCCGTGTTTTTTGTGGTTGGGCTTGTCCGCAAACCATTTTTATGGAAATGGTATTTCGTAGAATTGAGTATTGGATTGAGGGTAATAATAATCAACAAAGAGTACTGAATAACGGGCCATGGACTAACAAGAAGATTTTCAAAAAGACACTTAAGCATACTATCTTTTTTGCAATTTCCTTTTTAATTGCCAATATATTTCTTTCCTACATTATTGGTATAGACGAGCTGATAAAGATTATCAGTGAACCGGTAAATTTGCACATGACCGGCTTTATCGCTATCCTGGCATTCTCCTTTGTTTTTTATGGTGTATTCGCCTATATGCGTGAGCAAGTTTGTATTGCCATTTGTCCATATGGACGTTTGCAAGGAGTTTTGTTAGACAAAGATTCTGTTGTGGTTGCCTATGATAGAGTGAGAGGTGAAGATCGCGGGAAATTTAGGAAAAATGAAACGAGAACTATTGGCGATTGTATTGATTGTTACCAATGTGTGAAAGTTTGTCCAACTGGAATAGATATCAGAAATGGTACCCAGTTAGAATGTGTTAACTGTACAGCGTGTATAGATGCTTGTGACCATATGATGGACAATGTCGGGTTACCTCGTGGATTAATTCGTTTTGCATCTGAAAACAATATCACCAAAAAAGAGAAATTTTCGATAACACCACGTATAAAAGCTTACTCCGCTGTTTTGGTGCTGTTGATTGGCGCAATGGTGTTTATGCTCGTAACACGTAAGGATTTAAATGCTACTGTTACAAGGGTAGGCGGAATGCTTTATCAAAAGCAGGATAACAATAGGGTAAGTAATCTATATAATATCAAGTTACTGAATAAAACTCAGCATAATTTGCCAATTGTATTAAAAGTAGAAAATGCAAATGCTGAAGTTAGGGTTGTTGGTAAAGAGTTGTTAGCAATAAGTGAAAATACGGCTAACGGTACATTTTTTATTATTTTACCTAAAAAAGAGATAAACGCACGAAAAACCGAACTTCAGATCGGCGTTTATAGTGGTGAAAAGAAAATTGAAACGGTTAAAACCTCATTTATGGGGCCATTAAGTGAGTAA
- a CDS encoding FixH family protein, with product MKLGWGTITALFYCSFVVFMLGLVYLAMREKFELVTPNYYAEELKYQHKIDAAKNANQLSEMTDIQIVNKSVTINLPKEFDGKVVTGQIYFFRPSDGTKDLKVELKPDDSGKQVITNSSFIKGLYKIKLDWKCDGKDYFLEQNIFFQ from the coding sequence ATGAAACTAGGTTGGGGAACAATTACCGCTTTATTCTACTGTTCATTTGTAGTGTTTATGTTAGGTTTGGTATACCTGGCAATGCGGGAGAAATTTGAATTGGTAACGCCTAACTACTATGCTGAAGAATTAAAGTATCAGCATAAGATTGATGCTGCAAAAAATGCCAATCAGCTAAGCGAAATGACTGATATTCAAATTGTCAATAAATCCGTTACAATTAATTTACCAAAGGAGTTTGATGGAAAGGTTGTTACCGGGCAAATTTATTTTTTCCGTCCTTCAGACGGAACCAAAGATTTAAAAGTTGAACTTAAGCCTGATGATTCAGGCAAACAAGTGATTACCAATAGCTCATTTATTAAGGGCTTATACAAAATAAAATTGGATTGGAAATGTGATGGGAAGGATTATTTTCTTGAACAGAATATATTTTTTCAATAG
- a CDS encoding sulfite exporter TauE/SafE family protein produces MLEAFIFGFIGSFHCIGMCGPIAMALPISSNSLPKRIASIFVYNFGRVITYAVIGLVFGLIGLGFKLAGFQQSLSIALGCLILLIALAPHLKINRFSTDSFLSKPISFIRRSISKLFNQHSLGALLTIGLLNGLLPCGFVYLGIIWTTSLGSSIDGMLFMVFFGLGTIPAMLGISLMTGFISINFRNKIKKAIPVLMVLMGILLIVRGMDLGIPYLSPHIQNLQAEMPSDCH; encoded by the coding sequence ATGTTAGAAGCGTTCATATTTGGATTTATAGGAAGTTTTCATTGCATAGGAATGTGCGGACCTATTGCTATGGCCTTACCCATCAGCTCCAATTCATTACCGAAACGTATTGCCTCAATCTTTGTATATAATTTCGGACGAGTAATTACCTATGCAGTTATCGGATTGGTCTTTGGGCTAATTGGCTTAGGATTTAAGCTTGCCGGCTTTCAACAAAGTTTATCCATTGCGTTAGGTTGTCTGATACTTTTAATTGCACTTGCACCTCATTTAAAGATCAACCGTTTCTCAACGGATAGTTTCTTGTCAAAACCAATCTCATTTATACGAAGATCTATTTCGAAATTATTTAATCAGCATAGCCTTGGTGCATTATTAACGATAGGGTTGCTAAATGGACTATTACCTTGTGGTTTTGTTTATTTAGGCATCATTTGGACCACCTCTTTAGGCAGCTCAATTGATGGGATGTTATTTATGGTATTCTTTGGATTGGGCACAATTCCTGCAATGTTAGGCATAAGCTTAATGACAGGTTTCATAAGCATTAATTTTAGAAATAAAATCAAAAAAGCAATTCCTGTATTAATGGTTTTAATGGGAATTTTACTGATTGTTCGCGGCATGGATCTTGGAATTCCTTATTTAAGTCCACATATTCAAAATCTACAGGCAGAAATGCCTTCTGATTGTCATTAA
- a CDS encoding fasciclin domain-containing protein, which translates to MKKMILVLALTIGSVVMSKAQNYPMVGGAAMYPTKDIVDNAMKSKDHTTLVAAVKAAGLVETIKGKGPFTVFAPTNEAFEKLPMGTVDNLLKPENKETLTKVLTYHVVPGKMDSNALMQAIKTGGGKTTLKTVNGETLTAMMSNDMKRIELKDEKGDVSWVTQADVFQKNGVIHVIDTVLLPK; encoded by the coding sequence ATGAAAAAAATGATTCTTGTATTAGCATTAACAATAGGAAGTGTTGTAATGTCTAAAGCTCAAAATTACCCGATGGTTGGTGGTGCTGCAATGTATCCAACAAAGGATATTGTAGATAATGCCATGAAATCTAAAGATCACACTACTTTAGTTGCTGCTGTAAAAGCTGCTGGCTTGGTTGAGACCATAAAGGGAAAAGGACCTTTTACCGTCTTTGCTCCTACCAATGAAGCTTTCGAAAAGTTGCCAATGGGCACAGTCGACAATCTATTAAAACCTGAAAACAAAGAAACTTTGACCAAAGTATTAACTTATCATGTTGTGCCAGGTAAAATGGATTCAAATGCATTAATGCAAGCTATAAAAACAGGTGGAGGAAAAACCACCTTGAAAACTGTAAATGGTGAAACATTAACAGCTATGATGAGCAACGATATGAAAAGAATTGAGTTAAAAGATGAAAAGGGTGATGTGTCATGGGTTACTCAAGCAGATGTTTTCCAAAAAAATGGAGTCATACATGTAATAGATACAGTTCTATTGCCCAAGTAA
- the pafA gene encoding alkaline phosphatase PafA: MNKYFPIAMILFVASSFTSFAQKNVKQTPEKPKLIVGIVVDQMRFDYLYRYYDKYSKGGFKRLMQEGYNCKNNHYSYVPTYTGPGHASIYTGSVPAINGIAGNDWYDRDSKKSMYCAEDTTVSTVGSTSKAGLMSPRNLLVTTITDQLRLATNFGSRVIGISQKDRGSILPAGHTANASYWFDSASGNWITSTYYMKELPSWVKTVNDKRPADQYLKQPWTPLLPLSDYTESTSDNQPYERSLPGEEAPVFPHKIANYEVLRTSPGGNTITKDFAIDALKNEQLGKGKFTDFLAVSFSSTDYVGHSFGPNSIEAEDTYIRLDRDIEQLLTYLDSYLGKDNVLVFLTADHGVANIAAFNQSVNIPAGMQDDRKIGKALDTHLKEKLGEGKWIEYAINDQIYFNNDLLASKGVKYETVFELTKAFIMQLEGVANVVDLHNLSANLVPDYQLGKIKNGMNVKRSGDVYVMKKPNWMSGSSMMGTTHGSIYTNDTHVPLLWYGWKIQPKYTTQRTEIVDISATLAALLDIQEPNGCVGLPIQGMVKE, encoded by the coding sequence ATGAATAAGTACTTCCCTATAGCCATGATTCTGTTTGTGGCTTCCAGTTTTACTTCATTTGCGCAAAAAAATGTAAAACAAACTCCTGAAAAACCTAAACTTATTGTAGGAATAGTAGTTGACCAAATGCGTTTTGATTATTTATATCGCTATTACGACAAATATTCAAAAGGTGGATTTAAACGATTAATGCAAGAAGGTTATAACTGCAAAAATAACCATTATAGTTATGTTCCAACTTACACAGGCCCGGGGCATGCTTCTATTTATACAGGGAGTGTTCCGGCAATTAATGGAATTGCAGGAAACGATTGGTATGACCGTGACTCAAAAAAGTCTATGTATTGCGCTGAAGACACAACAGTTTCCACTGTTGGCAGTACCTCAAAAGCAGGTTTGATGTCACCACGTAATTTGTTAGTAACAACTATTACTGATCAATTGCGTCTGGCAACAAATTTTGGTTCAAGAGTAATCGGTATATCACAAAAAGATCGCGGTTCAATTTTGCCTGCAGGACATACAGCTAATGCATCTTATTGGTTTGATTCAGCAAGCGGAAATTGGATTACCAGTACCTATTATATGAAAGAGCTTCCAAGTTGGGTTAAAACAGTAAACGATAAACGCCCGGCAGATCAATATTTAAAACAACCATGGACTCCCCTATTGCCTCTTTCAGACTACACTGAAAGTACTTCGGATAATCAACCCTATGAACGTTCATTACCTGGAGAAGAAGCTCCGGTTTTTCCTCATAAAATAGCCAATTACGAGGTTTTAAGAACCAGTCCAGGAGGTAATACCATTACTAAAGATTTCGCAATAGATGCCCTTAAAAACGAACAATTAGGAAAAGGTAAATTCACTGATTTCCTTGCCGTAAGTTTTTCATCAACTGATTACGTTGGGCATTCATTCGGTCCTAACTCAATTGAAGCTGAAGACACTTACATTCGTTTAGACCGAGACATTGAACAGCTTTTAACTTATTTAGACAGTTATTTAGGAAAAGACAATGTGCTGGTTTTCTTAACTGCAGATCATGGAGTTGCTAACATTGCTGCATTCAATCAAAGTGTTAATATTCCGGCCGGTATGCAAGACGATAGAAAAATTGGTAAAGCCTTGGATACTCACTTAAAAGAGAAATTAGGTGAGGGTAAATGGATTGAGTATGCAATTAACGATCAAATCTATTTCAACAATGATTTATTAGCAAGCAAAGGCGTTAAATATGAAACAGTATTTGAACTTACGAAGGCTTTCATCATGCAATTGGAAGGAGTTGCAAATGTTGTTGATCTGCATAACTTGAGTGCTAACCTTGTTCCTGACTATCAACTTGGAAAAATAAAAAATGGTATGAACGTTAAACGATCAGGCGATGTTTACGTCATGAAAAAGCCAAACTGGATGTCAGGTAGCTCAATGATGGGAACAACTCATGGAAGTATATATACAAATGATACACATGTTCCATTGTTATGGTATGGCTGGAAGATTCAACCAAAATATACCACGCAACGTACTGAAATTGTAGATATTTCGGCAACATTGGCCGCATTATTGGATATTCAGGAACCAAACGGTTGTGTTGGTTTACCAATACAAGGAATGGTTAAAGAATAA